One window of Halorussus sp. MSC15.2 genomic DNA carries:
- a CDS encoding flippase activity-associated protein Agl23 has protein sequence MTTDTETTPAGRPATVRQFVTDRADRVRLAVAAVALLALVARLFALGVRIAHQDEARVAYWAYRYAESGVYWYRPVVHGPFLTIVDGHLFGLFGASDFTMRLVVALVGGLLPLSALLFRGRLRDSETVALALVLAANPLLLYFSRFYRNDVLLAGFALVASGFFVRAYDHRRPAFLYAGTAALALAFTTKENALVYPVCWAGAAVLLWDRRLLVERPDDTLGAVRDRLGRIARGVRNWRTHFALAVVEFLAVFVFFYAPRGEGAGASPTLGATARDPTLLPALVGEATLGSWRAFTRKWVGGNDHSYLWTAKALWPPLVEGGAVVLAFAALGFLADRYARDRPRDVVAFASFWGIASLLGYPVIVDNPFPWELVHVVVPLAIPAAVGLALVARLGVESVADGDAISATAAAVVLLVVVGQVGATAVGTSYLRPQSADNEFVQYAQSSSEMKPLLGEVQEAVQSNEGIDVMYYGSTFHAADERALRTPNADTHGGWFGRLPFAWYLEHYGAAVDSTTEPEILDGDKPPVVVALGRVETCDEASANASDIDRYMSGYDRHEVQRYLHDSGCHKSSAVVYVAENTTDGRGSGG, from the coding sequence ATGACGACCGACACCGAGACCACGCCGGCGGGTCGTCCCGCCACCGTCCGCCAGTTCGTGACGGACCGCGCCGACCGCGTCCGCCTCGCCGTCGCGGCCGTGGCCCTCCTCGCGCTGGTGGCGCGCCTGTTCGCGCTCGGGGTGCGGATTGCCCATCAGGACGAGGCGCGGGTCGCCTACTGGGCGTACCGATACGCCGAGTCGGGCGTCTACTGGTACCGGCCCGTAGTCCACGGTCCGTTCCTGACCATCGTGGACGGCCACCTGTTCGGCCTGTTCGGTGCCTCTGACTTCACGATGCGACTGGTGGTCGCGCTCGTCGGCGGCCTGCTCCCGCTGTCGGCGCTGTTATTCCGCGGGCGACTCAGGGACTCCGAGACGGTGGCGCTGGCGCTCGTCCTCGCGGCGAACCCGCTTCTGCTCTACTTCTCGCGGTTCTACCGCAACGACGTGTTGCTCGCGGGGTTCGCGCTGGTCGCGTCCGGTTTCTTCGTCCGGGCGTACGACCACCGGCGGCCCGCCTTCCTCTACGCAGGGACCGCGGCCCTCGCGCTGGCGTTCACCACCAAGGAGAACGCGCTGGTCTACCCGGTCTGCTGGGCCGGGGCCGCGGTCCTGCTCTGGGACCGCAGACTGCTCGTCGAGCGACCGGACGACACGCTGGGAGCGGTCCGCGACCGACTCGGGCGAATCGCTCGCGGCGTCCGGAACTGGCGGACTCACTTCGCGCTGGCGGTCGTCGAGTTCCTCGCCGTCTTCGTGTTCTTCTACGCGCCTCGCGGCGAGGGCGCGGGGGCGTCGCCCACGCTCGGCGCGACCGCTCGCGACCCGACCCTGCTCCCCGCGCTGGTCGGCGAGGCGACGCTCGGGTCGTGGCGCGCGTTCACCCGGAAGTGGGTCGGCGGCAACGACCACTCGTACCTCTGGACCGCGAAGGCGCTCTGGCCGCCGCTGGTCGAGGGCGGCGCGGTCGTGCTCGCGTTCGCCGCGCTCGGGTTCCTCGCGGACCGCTACGCCCGCGACCGACCCCGGGACGTAGTGGCCTTCGCCTCCTTCTGGGGAATCGCCAGTCTGCTCGGCTACCCCGTCATCGTGGACAACCCCTTCCCGTGGGAACTCGTCCACGTCGTCGTCCCGCTGGCGATTCCGGCGGCGGTCGGTCTCGCGCTGGTCGCGCGCCTCGGGGTTGAGAGCGTCGCGGACGGCGACGCGATTTCGGCGACCGCCGCGGCGGTGGTCCTGCTGGTGGTGGTCGGGCAGGTCGGCGCGACAGCGGTCGGCACCTCCTACCTCCGGCCGCAGAGCGCGGACAACGAGTTCGTCCAGTACGCCCAGTCGTCCAGCGAGATGAAACCCCTCCTCGGGGAGGTCCAGGAAGCGGTGCAATCGAACGAGGGAATCGACGTGATGTACTACGGTTCGACGTTCCACGCCGCCGACGAGCGTGCGTTACGGACGCCGAACGCAGACACCCACGGCGGGTGGTTCGGTCGCCTCCCGTTCGCGTGGTATCTGGAGCACTACGGTGCGGCGGTCGATAGCACGACCGAACCCGAGATACTCGACGGCGACAAGCCGCCGGTCGTCGTCGCGCTCGGTCGAGTCGAGACCTGCGACGAGGCGTCCGCGAACGCGAGCGACATCGACCGCTACATGTCGGGCTACGACCGCCACGAGGTCCAGCGCTACCTCCACGACAGCGGTTGTCACAAGAGCAGTGCGGTCGTCTACGTGGCCGAGAACACGACCGACGGTAGGGGGTCTGGCGGATGA